From Arcticibacter tournemirensis, one genomic window encodes:
- a CDS encoding glutamate-5-semialdehyde dehydrogenase, protein MELKELFKNAANASRSLGLLAAEKINTVLRDLADEAIKQTPILLIENEKDLERMSKEDPRYDRLRLTEKRIQDIANDIRNVAGLESPLNETLVEKTLDNGLVLKKIRVPVGVIGVIYEARPNVTFDVFSLCIKTGNVAVLKGGSDAAFSNEAIISLIHKVLKAHNIDTSVALLLPSDRTATESLLNATGLVDVIIPRGSQQLIDFVRKNAKVPVIETGAGIVHTYFDESGDVEKGRAIINNAKTRRVSVCNALDCLIIHKARLGDLSALIEPLTSANVEIFADKPSYNAIKNSYPSSLLKPADEEHFGTEFLDYKMSIKTVENLDEALDHISRYSSKHSEAIISESENNIETFLNTVDAAAVYANTSTAFTDGAQFGLGAEIGISTQKLHARGPMGLEELTSYKWIVRGEGQVRGN, encoded by the coding sequence ATGGAACTTAAAGAACTTTTTAAGAATGCGGCAAACGCCAGTCGCAGCCTTGGACTTCTTGCTGCAGAGAAGATAAATACCGTTCTGCGTGATCTTGCGGATGAAGCTATCAAACAGACTCCTATTCTTCTCATTGAGAACGAGAAGGATCTGGAGAGAATGAGCAAAGAGGATCCCAGATACGACAGATTAAGGCTGACAGAAAAGCGCATTCAGGATATAGCAAATGATATTCGGAATGTCGCTGGTTTGGAATCGCCTCTTAACGAAACATTGGTTGAAAAAACTCTGGATAATGGATTAGTTCTAAAGAAGATCAGGGTGCCGGTAGGGGTTATCGGAGTTATCTATGAGGCCCGTCCTAATGTTACTTTTGACGTATTTTCGTTATGTATTAAAACAGGTAACGTTGCAGTGCTAAAGGGAGGGAGCGATGCCGCTTTTTCAAATGAAGCGATCATCTCCCTGATTCATAAGGTACTTAAGGCGCATAATATTGATACTTCAGTAGCTTTGCTGTTGCCTTCAGACAGAACTGCAACCGAGTCTCTTTTAAATGCTACGGGTCTGGTAGATGTAATTATCCCCAGAGGCAGTCAGCAGTTAATTGATTTTGTAAGAAAAAATGCAAAAGTCCCCGTAATCGAAACAGGAGCCGGTATTGTTCACACGTATTTTGATGAAAGCGGCGACGTTGAAAAAGGCAGAGCGATAATTAATAATGCTAAAACGCGCCGTGTAAGCGTTTGTAATGCGCTCGACTGTTTAATAATCCATAAAGCTCGACTTGGGGACCTTTCTGCTCTTATAGAACCCCTTACGTCTGCTAATGTTGAAATTTTTGCAGATAAGCCCTCCTACAACGCTATTAAGAATAGTTATCCGTCGTCACTACTGAAGCCAGCTGACGAAGAGCATTTCGGAACCGAGTTTTTGGATTATAAGATGTCTATAAAGACCGTAGAAAACCTTGATGAGGCCCTGGATCATATTTCACGATACAGCTCAAAACACAGCGAGGCTATTATCTCTGAAAGTGAAAACAATATTGAAACTTTCTTAAACACTGTGGATGCGGCAGCGGTCTATGCAAACACCTCCACCGCTTTTACCGATGGCGCACAATTTGGCTTGGGGGCAGAAATAGGCATTAGCACTCAAAAATTACATGCCAGAGGCCCCATGGGCCTTGAAGAGCTTACAAGCTATAAGTGGATTGTAAGAGGAGAGGGGCAGGTTAGGGGGAATTGA
- a CDS encoding DUF6580 family putative transport protein, whose amino-acid sequence MIRQIQSSRFLVLSLLIILAACTRALPLMLPHAWNFTAVGALAIFAGSLIEDKRLAFILPLAAMAISDIFIGNGFSVVVYIGFIAMVACGLLIRNKITPGSIALASVAGAVVFFLITNFAFLYPWYPHNVQGVVQSYIMGLPFLRNMLIADAIYGTVLFGGFYLLEKRYVVIRMNNGNLTIK is encoded by the coding sequence ATGATTAGACAGATACAATCTTCCCGCTTTCTGGTATTGAGTTTATTGATTATCCTAGCTGCATGCACGCGCGCGCTTCCATTGATGTTGCCACATGCTTGGAACTTTACCGCTGTTGGGGCGTTGGCTATATTTGCCGGTTCATTAATAGAGGATAAAAGGCTTGCTTTTATTCTGCCTCTGGCAGCAATGGCTATTTCTGATATATTTATAGGTAATGGATTTAGTGTTGTGGTTTATATTGGCTTCATTGCAATGGTTGCTTGTGGCCTCTTGATAAGAAACAAAATCACACCAGGAAGTATTGCTCTTGCTTCTGTTGCCGGAGCAGTCGTGTTTTTTCTGATTACGAATTTCGCCTTCTTATACCCATGGTACCCTCATAATGTACAGGGAGTGGTTCAGTCGTATATAATGGGACTACCATTTCTTAGAAATATGCTTATTGCCGATGCAATCTATGGCACTGTACTGTTCGGCGGATTCTACTTGCTGGAAAAAAGATACGTGGTTATCAGAATGAACAACGGAAATTTAACGATTAAATAA
- a CDS encoding sigma-54-dependent transcriptional regulator, with amino-acid sequence MAKILIVDDERAIRNTLREILEYEDYEVEDVDNGIDGLECIRRNDLDLVLCDIKMNRMDGMEVLSEGLAIKPDLPFIMISGHGTIETAVEASKKGAYDFISKPPDLNRLLITVRNALERGNLVTETKVLKRKVSKVREILGNSPAINKIKDTIDRVAPTDARVLITGANGSGKELVARWLHEKSHRANGPIIEVNCAAIPSELIESELFGHEKGSFTSAVKQRIGKFEQANGGTLFLDEIGDMSHSAQAKVLRALQESKITRVGGEKEIEVDVRVVAATNKDLLKEIELGNFRMDLYHRLSVILIHVPPLSERKDDIPIIAQSFCEEVCAEYGMPVKKFSEGAMEALKALQWTGNIRELRNMIERLIILSDKTITEGDVYTFANPSGPQSADSQEATLPGARMDFDKFSSFQEYKDQAEKEYIKYKLEKNNWNVSKTADDIDIQRSHLYSKIDKYGLKRSE; translated from the coding sequence ATGGCAAAAATTCTTATTGTTGATGACGAGCGTGCAATACGCAACACATTGAGGGAAATACTGGAATATGAAGATTATGAGGTAGAGGACGTTGATAATGGAATAGACGGGCTTGAATGTATAAGGAGAAACGACCTTGATCTGGTACTCTGCGATATCAAGATGAACCGAATGGACGGAATGGAGGTTCTTTCTGAAGGGCTGGCTATAAAACCGGACCTGCCATTCATTATGATATCGGGACATGGAACGATTGAAACAGCCGTTGAAGCCAGTAAAAAGGGAGCTTACGATTTTATATCAAAGCCGCCCGATCTGAACCGTCTGCTGATCACAGTAAGAAATGCACTTGAGCGGGGAAACCTCGTTACTGAAACCAAAGTATTAAAACGGAAAGTCAGCAAGGTTCGCGAAATTCTCGGTAACTCTCCTGCTATAAATAAAATAAAGGACACTATAGACCGGGTTGCACCAACAGACGCCCGCGTTCTGATAACAGGAGCGAACGGAAGTGGAAAAGAGCTTGTTGCAAGGTGGCTCCACGAAAAATCACATCGTGCTAACGGCCCGATTATCGAAGTGAATTGCGCTGCAATACCATCAGAATTGATTGAAAGTGAATTATTTGGCCATGAAAAAGGATCGTTTACTTCTGCTGTAAAACAACGTATCGGAAAATTTGAGCAAGCTAATGGGGGCACTCTATTCCTTGATGAGATAGGCGACATGAGCCACTCAGCACAGGCGAAGGTACTACGCGCCTTGCAGGAAAGTAAGATTACACGCGTTGGGGGCGAAAAGGAAATCGAAGTGGATGTACGCGTTGTAGCTGCCACAAACAAAGATCTTCTTAAAGAAATTGAACTTGGAAATTTCCGTATGGACTTGTATCACAGGCTCAGTGTGATATTGATCCATGTGCCGCCTCTTTCAGAACGGAAAGATGATATCCCCATTATTGCACAGAGTTTCTGCGAAGAAGTATGTGCTGAATATGGCATGCCGGTGAAGAAATTCAGCGAGGGTGCTATGGAAGCGTTAAAAGCACTCCAGTGGACTGGTAACATCCGTGAGTTACGAAACATGATAGAGCGGCTTATTATTTTAAGCGACAAGACCATTACCGAAGGTGATGTATATACCTTTGCTAATCCCTCTGGCCCGCAGTCTGCTGATAGTCAGGAAGCCACGCTTCCGGGAGCCCGTATGGATTTTGATAAGTTCAGCAGCTTCCAGGAATATAAAGATCAGGCCGAAAAAGAGTACATTAAATACAAGCTCGAAAAAAACAATTGGAATGTTTCGAAAACAGCTGATGATATCGATATCCAAAGAAGCCATCTTTATAGTAAAATAGATAAGTATGGATTAAAGAGATCGGAATAG
- a CDS encoding c-type cytochrome: MIRNRIICILLLTISSWAVIGSCQSETDLNYARYYTNGKQLYDTYCQNCHGADGNGLQQLIPPLSDTLFLRKNRDRLACIIKNGMDEKIMVNGKEYNGLMPPNPQLPDIDIAAIITYITNSFGNKQGLYDQTAATQTLKKCEMP, encoded by the coding sequence ATGATAAGAAATAGAATCATCTGTATTCTGCTCCTTACAATCTCTTCATGGGCCGTTATCGGATCCTGCCAGAGCGAAACCGATCTCAATTATGCCCGGTATTATACCAACGGCAAACAGCTTTATGATACCTATTGCCAGAACTGCCATGGCGCTGATGGAAATGGTCTTCAGCAGCTGATCCCTCCTCTTTCGGATACATTGTTCCTTCGAAAAAACAGAGATAGACTGGCTTGTATCATTAAAAATGGCATGGATGAGAAGATTATGGTGAATGGGAAAGAGTATAATGGGCTGATGCCGCCGAACCCCCAATTGCCTGATATCGATATTGCTGCAATAATTACCTATATCACAAACAGCTTCGGAAATAAGCAAGGTTTATATGACCAAACAGCGGCTACACAAACTCTGAAGAAATGCGAGATGCCCTAG
- a CDS encoding SCO family protein, with translation MKEEKKLPVLGNRETVEKTIDGKTVTDTIYQTIPSFSFINQDSAAITNKDFDGKIYVADFFFTTCPSICPVMHRNMLKVYDKFKDNPQVMIASHTIDYKHDTPAVLKEYATKLGVSGKQWQFLRGGRDSVYTLAEKHYLVAVNEDKSAPGGYIHQGWFVLIDKEKRLRGAYDGTQPDQVEQMISDMETLLKEYQHDKK, from the coding sequence TTGAAAGAAGAGAAAAAGCTTCCGGTTCTTGGTAACCGTGAAACGGTTGAAAAAACAATTGATGGTAAAACAGTAACCGATACCATTTACCAGACTATACCCAGCTTTAGTTTTATCAACCAGGATAGTGCAGCGATAACTAACAAAGATTTTGATGGTAAGATATACGTTGCTGACTTTTTCTTTACTACCTGTCCCTCTATCTGTCCTGTAATGCATCGCAACATGCTGAAGGTGTATGATAAATTCAAGGACAATCCGCAGGTGATGATTGCCTCTCACACTATCGATTATAAGCACGACACCCCCGCAGTATTAAAAGAGTATGCTACGAAACTTGGTGTTAGTGGAAAACAATGGCAATTCCTGCGGGGCGGCAGGGATTCTGTGTATACTTTAGCAGAAAAACACTATCTGGTGGCAGTGAATGAAGATAAGAGTGCTCCTGGAGGATATATCCATCAGGGGTGGTTTGTTTTGATCGATAAGGAAAAACGCCTCCGCGGAGCTTATGACGGTACGCAACCCGATCAGGTGGAACAGATGATTTCGGATATGGAAACTCTGCTAAAGGAGTATCAGCATGATAAGAAATAG
- the folB gene encoding dihydroneopterin aldolase, with the protein MNIKKKIGLEGVRFFAYHGFYPEEQILGNEFIVDIITEMDVLSDGDDELANTVNYERLFEIAALQMKKTQKLLETVAIGILNTIKEEFPSLDTIRISIRKTRLPLEGEINNSLVEFTYRK; encoded by the coding sequence ATGAATATCAAGAAAAAGATTGGATTGGAAGGTGTACGTTTTTTTGCCTATCATGGTTTTTATCCTGAAGAACAGATCCTGGGTAACGAATTTATAGTAGACATAATCACCGAGATGGATGTGCTGAGTGACGGAGACGATGAATTGGCAAATACAGTGAACTATGAGCGGCTATTCGAAATAGCCGCATTGCAAATGAAAAAGACACAAAAACTTCTAGAAACCGTGGCGATTGGTATACTGAACACTATAAAAGAAGAGTTTCCATCACTTGATACTATCCGTATAAGTATCCGAAAAACAAGACTTCCTCTGGAGGGTGAGATTAATAATTCTCTGGTAGAATTTACGTACAGGAAATAG
- a CDS encoding acyl-CoA thioesterase, with the protein MNLIDFNYKTFIPVRFGDLNAFGVVNNDVFLTYFEIAHSGYWKHITRWQSKSKGIIIGKAELNYLKPVTFNDELYAYVRTSRVGNCSFEVEYILTIKKNADEEICTTGKTTCIFYDFEKGKPALLPELQRNKMIAFEALAV; encoded by the coding sequence ATGAACTTAATAGACTTCAACTACAAGACTTTCATACCTGTGCGCTTTGGCGATCTTAATGCCTTCGGAGTGGTAAACAATGACGTTTTTCTTACCTATTTTGAAATTGCCCACTCCGGTTACTGGAAACATATTACACGCTGGCAAAGCAAGTCAAAAGGGATCATCATTGGAAAGGCTGAGCTAAACTATCTGAAACCGGTCACCTTTAACGATGAACTATACGCCTACGTTCGTACCAGCCGGGTAGGCAACTGCAGCTTTGAAGTAGAATATATATTAACAATTAAAAAGAATGCCGATGAAGAAATCTGCACCACAGGAAAAACAACCTGTATTTTTTATGATTTTGAAAAGGGCAAGCCTGCCCTCCTTCCCGAATTACAACGAAACAAGATGATCGCGTTTGAAGCCCTTGCGGTATAA
- a CDS encoding Hsp20/alpha crystallin family protein: MTLVKFANGNNGSALKPWFNDVFDSVFNDSYVADRLTSRIPAVNIAESESDFHIELAVPGLKKEDFKINLDKNILNISAEKKNETTPEGKKYNRREYSYSSFVRSFTLPETADYSKIEAEYVDGILKVNVAKREEAKVLSREISVK, encoded by the coding sequence ATGACACTTGTAAAATTTGCAAATGGAAACAACGGGAGCGCTCTAAAACCTTGGTTTAATGATGTATTCGATTCAGTATTCAATGACTCATATGTAGCGGACCGCCTTACTTCAAGAATTCCGGCGGTAAACATAGCAGAGAGTGAAAGTGATTTTCATATAGAATTGGCGGTGCCCGGGTTGAAGAAAGAAGACTTCAAGATTAATCTCGACAAGAATATATTGAACATTTCTGCTGAAAAGAAGAATGAGACCACCCCTGAGGGTAAAAAGTATAACCGCAGGGAGTATAGCTACTCTTCTTTCGTACGATCGTTTACTTTACCGGAAACAGCCGACTATAGCAAAATTGAAGCTGAATACGTTGACGGTATTTTGAAGGTGAACGTGGCTAAAAGAGAAGAAGCTAAGGTGTTATCAAGAGAAATCTCAGTTAAATAA
- a CDS encoding nicotinamide mononucleotide adenylyltransferase encodes MHREIPETKRKALKINLDPTIYGTFAEIGAGQEVARNFFTAGAASGTIAKTMSAYDMAFSNEIYGSEKSGRYVSKSRLEKMLRHEFDLLTERLSGEKYQDRRFFAFANTVTTLNYNKTNDPHGWVGIMFQSEPGGEANEIILHIRLLDSDNSLQQNVLGIVGVNLVFAAFFLSQDVQSMIESLVDNLSVGSVEIDLINLRGPCFKHANDRLVNLYLIAKGFSSAAIFDKNTQVCQSKDVLYKRDIMILRTKYRQKSTPNFDLFNRAVEQFKRSQNIGDENLLVLIEVLMSNMLDDDQEINTSDLEEFANRAEELCSTGNNVIVSNFTRNHKLAQYLSRCKPHSVGISTNIANLRRIFDSTKYGENYTDELLAYVSDLFSRNVKLYAYPYLDKRNNQIITTHNMPVSEEAKPLFEFLIKNNYITDIESYDKKDVKTV; translated from the coding sequence ATGCATCGAGAAATACCTGAAACAAAAAGAAAAGCTCTTAAAATCAATCTTGACCCCACCATCTATGGTACATTTGCCGAAATTGGTGCAGGTCAGGAGGTAGCGAGAAATTTCTTTACTGCCGGGGCAGCGTCGGGGACAATAGCGAAAACCATGTCGGCCTACGACATGGCATTCAGCAATGAGATTTATGGTTCGGAAAAATCCGGAAGATATGTAAGTAAATCGCGGCTTGAAAAAATGCTCAGACATGAGTTTGATCTGTTGACTGAGCGGCTTTCCGGCGAAAAGTATCAGGATAGACGTTTTTTTGCGTTTGCCAACACGGTTACCACTCTTAATTATAATAAAACGAACGATCCGCACGGTTGGGTAGGTATCATGTTCCAGTCGGAGCCTGGAGGAGAAGCAAATGAGATTATACTGCATATCCGCTTGCTCGATAGCGACAACAGCCTTCAGCAGAATGTGCTGGGTATTGTAGGGGTAAATCTGGTCTTTGCTGCTTTCTTCTTATCTCAGGATGTGCAATCAATGATAGAGTCGCTGGTTGATAACCTGTCGGTTGGTTCTGTTGAGATCGATTTAATCAATCTGCGTGGCCCATGTTTTAAGCATGCGAATGATCGCCTCGTTAATCTCTATCTTATAGCCAAAGGCTTTTCGAGTGCCGCAATCTTCGATAAGAACACCCAGGTATGTCAGTCGAAGGATGTTTTGTATAAAAGGGACATTATGATCCTTCGAACGAAATACCGGCAAAAATCAACGCCAAACTTCGATTTGTTTAACAGGGCTGTCGAACAATTTAAACGATCGCAGAACATTGGCGATGAAAACCTTCTCGTTTTAATAGAGGTGTTAATGTCTAATATGCTCGACGACGACCAGGAAATAAACACCTCAGATCTTGAGGAATTTGCAAACCGTGCTGAAGAGCTGTGCTCTACCGGCAACAATGTTATTGTATCAAACTTCACCCGTAACCACAAACTGGCTCAATATCTCTCGAGGTGCAAACCTCATAGCGTGGGCATTTCTACCAATATAGCTAATCTCAGGCGTATATTCGATTCGACGAAGTATGGTGAAAACTATACTGACGAACTGCTTGCATATGTAAGCGACCTTTTCAGTAGAAACGTTAAATTATACGCTTATCCTTATCTCGACAAAAGAAACAATCAGATCATTACGACTCATAATATGCCAGTGTCGGAAGAAGCAAAGCCTTTGTTCGAGTTCCTCATAAAGAATAACTATATCACCGACATAGAAAGCTATGATAAAAAGGATGTGAAGACGG